A segment of the Coffea arabica cultivar ET-39 chromosome 8c, Coffea Arabica ET-39 HiFi, whole genome shotgun sequence genome:
TTGGCACGAAGATTTACATGGCACCAGTACTCCATCAACTGCCAAGAGGAGATCTGCCCTAAAACTGGCTcgcttatatattttcttcagtCAAGGGATGGACTCACTCTTTCTTACATGCCTTGAAGGACCAAAACTGAAGTCTAGATTTATATATAGCCACTCTTTGGGTTTCCCTGTCTTCTGGAAATCGAATAAGGGGGGTTGAAGAAAGATAGCATATGGCATAGGGTTTTATGCCTTCGGATATACCGTTGATTATGCCTGCTTTTTACGCATTCCATGGCTCCATGTAGGGCTGCTTTTATCAGAAAAGGCCCCTTAAATGGCTTGGGAAAATGCGGGAGATTCGAGGCTGCATGATCCTGACTTATGGTAATGTTTTGCCTTTGTAGCTTTAAGCCTTTCTTTCTGTGTACGTACGTGGAGAAAGATGTACAGATATAAAGCAATCCAGAAGTGATGCCACTTTTTGCTTAAGACCCTCGAGACCCTTAAGGTATATCCTTTGTCATATTCTTCTTCTGGCCTTTTGAGTCGGTTCAGAATTTGGGTTAATTTTGGGTTGCGATTATATATCATTGAGCTTTGTCTATAATTCCAGATCACCTTGTGCAATTACGCTCTTTATCTCAAGGCTTGTTTGTGACATAGTAGCAAAAGAATAATGACAACAGTTGGAAATCCGATTTTGGATATCaacataaattttaaaaaattaacaataaatataTAGAGTTCAAATATATCTATCAACCACCTATATACAATAATAAATATGTTACTTACAGGCTAACAACCAAACATAAACATAAATCCTATATATACAATGTTACAGGAATGGAACACATTTGCTTAGTTCTACCATATTAATGGGTCCGTTTGGATCaaagattatttggaataatattgtaacactttttgtaatgtgatacatatgaaatgaaaaaaaaaaagtaattaaaaaattacgtttatgatgcaagcagaacaaaatttagaaattatttttttagcaAATCTTGATAACCAAACAAATCCATTTTATGTTCACCTGGCATTAGTGATAAGTTGCTTTTGGGATAAGTTTCGGAGCTTGGATGATTGTATATCAATATTCATAGCAGAGACATGCACTAAAGTATAGAATAAGAGGCAGGATAAGGCAAGAAATAGTAGTATTATAGTCATTCCCACTAGTTCCTATGATGCCAAGCAATATAGATTTATTTTACTATATGTTCACAAAAATTTAAGAGTTCCAAATAAGTAAGTAAAAACTAGGAGATGTAAGCTAAACTGTGTGATTTATAGAATAGAACGGTAGAAAAGACAGGAACACGGCATACAGACACTTCCCAAAGGTCATTTTACATAGATTTTTATGTAAAGAAATGCAGCATTGTTGTTTTTTCAGAGCAACTTTCACTTCCACATACATgtaaagaaaaccaaaaaaaaaaaaaaatttgatagctaaggaaaaaaaaaaaaaggaaatttcatcaatttgactTTTCACTTGCAAGTCTCTCGTTTAGCATCGTTACTCCCATGTACCTGCAAGGCAACAGCGAGTAAACATAGAGTCAAATCAGTAACACTTGAGACTGCTAACAAAAATTAGAGAACAAAAAATGGCTAGAATGTTATTCTGGAAAATTAATCCTTGCATTTTTACCTTCCCAGCATCATAACAGTGGCTTGAGGATTTGTTCCAGGAGAGTCATAAAATGTAGAGCCATCGATAACTCGTAAGTTATCCACCCCTAAAACTTTATAATCTTCATCAACAACTCTATTAACTTGACATCCTCCATGGTAATGCCAAATGGTCATAACAGTATCTTTACAGAACTGTTCCAATGAAGTTGAGGCATTGCTATGTCTGGGCAACAGGTTCACCGGAGAATTCGCGGTCATGTTGAGGAGGACTTGTAAGGTCAAGTCATCATACCTAAATTTGGAGAAAGATTTTGATTCAATTACGCTTTCGATGACCTTGATGCCATCAACACATCGTTTTAAGTCCTCTGGTTCTTGGAAATAGTTGAATGTGACTGATGGATTTGCATTTGGGTTCTTCTTCCGAAGCATTAAGTAGCCATTTGAGAGAGGACCCATGGTTTTTTCCAGGATGAATCCACCGCTGAAAGCTACTGCATCAAGTTTGCTCATGTCATCGATAGCTTTGGCTAAGGCTTCTGGGGTTCTTTGTTTTGGTGGCAGTGTGCTGAGCTGACCAATCTGCAAATGCAAAAGCAaacgagaaaagaaaatttcttctTGCAACTTTTGCTCCAATCAAGTTATATTGAAGCAACTTATAACTCTTGaattccaacaaaaaaaaaaaaaaactctcgaATTAAATTTAGTTTCAATTACAGGACAATTGACGAGTCAACTTATACGTCTACCACACTAGGAGGATGatcagtgaaaaaaaaaaaaaaaaactctcgaATTAAATTTAGTTTCAATTACAGGACAATTGACGAGTCAACTTATACGTCTACCACACTAGGAGGATGATCagtgaaaaaaaaacaagtgtACCTTAGGAGAGAACATTCCGAAGTCCCTGCTAGCTGAACCACCGGCAAAGTTTGCACCACTGGCAGCCTCAATATAGCTTCCAAAGCGGGTGATACCCACAACTTGGATGAGGGAAACCTCAACAGGGGAAGGAGATGGGACGTAGATGGCATTCATGGGGTTATCATACATGCCTAGGCCAACATAGGGCTGATGATAAATCACAGTTATGTTGTGGTGTCTCAGGTGATCTTCTGGTCCTATTCCGCTCAACATCAGTAGTTGTGGGCTTCCAAGTGCACCTGCTGAGACAATCACTTCATTTCTGGCTCCTGCTTTAAGGTATGCTTTGTGCTTGATTCTTGCAGCATCTCTGAAGATCACTCCATGCGCTAAAGGCTTTGATCTTCCTGAACGAACATATAGCTAAATTGCTCGGTTAAAActtcaaaagtcaagaaagtgaaatGTAGTATTTGGTTGAAATTAATTGCTTAAAAGACGACGACAGCTTTTTCTATCAAGAGACTGTTCTAGAGCTACTCCGCCTCTTGCATTAAACTTAATGGTCCAATTCCACGGTCCGGGCTTTAAGGTCACAACAATATGTCAGTCATTATATTATAACCTCAATtattataacaaaaaaaatattaaaaaaaaaaggaggcaaAACTAGTTTAATTAATTCTCTCTTGATTTTAATGACCTGTGCCGGCAATTGACAGCTTCGTCTTTCAAGGATTAATCCTACAGCCACTCAAACATATCTAACTTTATGGTCCAATTAATTCCACATGTGGACTTCCTTATCAAGATGGAGCTAAGGTGGTCAATTCTGACCGGGTAAACAGACACAAGTCCAATCTTTCCATTCTACACAACCCCCCCTTTTTGCAACTATGAAATAAAAATAGTATTTACTAAAAGGGGCACGCATGCATCGTTCTTGATTCCCCCCACCCACCCACCCAcccaaaaactaaaataaaataagccTACAAATTAAACACAGACTATGCCATGCCATGATATGCCTAGCTAAGGTCACCTTACCTTTGGTTCCGAACAAGATTTTGTGGACAGTTGCATGCAATAGCACGGTGAGCCCTTTAGGATTTGCATACTCAAGTAGGTCTGCAGCAGTATGTCTAgtaccgttttgatcaaaaatgGTTCCGCCAACCTTAGTCCCGTACAAATGGTCATAGGTAAAACCGTTGTAAGGCCTCACACCAGACTCAATCAAGCCATCCCTCACAGCTGACTGCCACTGCTTCACGGGTGGTTCGAATGCAACCTTCTTCTCCACCCATTCGTATGACTCGTTCACCAGCTTCCCATCCCAGCCTAAATCCCTCACGTAGCTGGTGGAAGCACGCGAGTAGAAGCCCGCATTTAGGCAGCTTCCACCGCCTAGCACGCGAGCACGGGCGTTGATTACACCGTCTTCTGAGATGAAACGCTGAGAAGGGGAGGACGGAGAGAGGTCGGACAGGGCTGCCCCAAATGTATTTAGATTGGTGATGTTGGGATTGCCATATGGTGAACCGCCGCGTTCGAGTAGGAGGACACTATAATTTTGAGAAAGCGTGGCGGCTAAGGGGCAGCCGGCGGTGCCTCCGCCAATAATGATGTAGTCGTAGAATGAAACATCCGGGGCTGAAGTTGCTTCATGCACAAAAGTGTAGTTTGGAGCTGTAGAAGGAAATGCACACCATTAGCGGACAATGGTCCTTCATGTAAATCTTGCGACTACTTACAAGTATAATTGCTAAATCAAGATGTTGATCGGCAATTTAATTAACGTGTTTTAAATCTGTGTACTACTAATACACGAGCCAAAAGAAGCATTAACATCAAATCAAGACAGTTACTTTCATTGAAGGGTTCTTTTCTTCCCTTCCTTTACATTGATTTCCCGGCTGATTAAAACTTTTCACGCAGAACGAAATATAAAGGGAAAGTTGATCCAAGTTGGAACCTAAAATTTTGTACGCACAACTCAATGGTCAAAGACAGGCTCGTGAGTTTGTTGGCTCTAATTTTATTAGAGTCAATCATTTCAGAAGAGGTAAATTAGAGCCAATCATTTCAGAAGAGGTAGTTGGATGACCATAAAGTTACGACACTAATCTACAAATGTTAAATAGTGCTAGTATTTGCCGAGATAACAGTTGACCGGAATCCACCAAGATAATTAACGCCTACAAGCTGAATCTTTTACGTGTTCTAAAAGAGCCTTttacactttctcttttgttgaCTAAAGAGGGACTTTAAATTTCATACAGTAATTACCAAGAAAAAATTTACTGCAAAAAGACAAAATCAGTATTTGATTTTgaagttaaaaaataataataatagctGTGGAACATGAATCCAGCACACATTCACACAAGAGCCAAACGCAGTGATGAAATGTACTACGCGTACCTTGTGTCTTGCTAAAAACTTGCTGCCAAAAACTGaacaaaaagtcaaaacaataCCGCCATTAAGAAGATCATTCTTCCAATGTAGCCAAATAAAATTACTCTCGATCTCATTGTATGGATCCATTTATCAACCGATTCTTCGTACAGTTCAAAAGTTGCAAATTTAATGCAGCTTTCCCTTATGAATATCTCACTTATCCATTTATCAACCGATTGTCATTAATTTCATATATAGAAGGTACCAACGAGAAAGAAGCTAAAATAGCAGCATTGATAGGAAAATTACTAGACTTATAAGAAACTTGAGTTCTTGGcttcatcaaaatgcaaatgtATGAAGTTTCTGATCAAACTTTGGGCTTCATGCACATGCATGTAACAGAAGTGCTTTacaaaattgcatgtctaaaccaaaatatcaaaattaagaaaagaacAGATAAGGAGGAAGAGTTTGGTACCTTTTTCAGATAAACAAAAGCCATGGAAAAAGAGGATGCCAAGAATTGTAGCAGCAGAAAGGACTCTCCAGCCCTCTAAACCCATGAAGAAAAGTGTGGTTGTTCGATCCACAACTCCGAAAAGCTCAAGTGAAGACTTGATAATTCTGTTTCTTTGCTTTTTTAAGGTGAAGACTTGAATTCAAGTGGAAGAAAAGGTGAATGTTATCCTATATAAGCAAATACAAACCCTTTAACAACAGAAAGCCAACGACCTTGACGGCAATAAATTTGAGCGTACAAAGACTATTCCTTCTTTTGGCTGCGTCGGCTACCAATTATCATGCACTGCCTATTTAACAGTGACTATCGGAGAGgagaggagatttgttgatggAGTAGCCAAACTACCCAAAGCTTCAATAGAGCTTTCAAGAAATGTGGGTGGTGTGACCTACACTCATGGCAAAAAATTTGAGGCTAGATTTAAAAGGAAGCAAATAATACTAGTAATTAGCAGTCAGTTTTAAGTCAAAACTGTTCTAGAAAATCCGATGCCACAAAAGAAATGTGGTTTCTGTTTTATCGTACATCTGTTTCTTGTTTGTCTGCCTTTCTTCTCTTAATTTTAATCGCAGAATAGAAGAAGAATGCAAATGGTGTCCATTGTTCCTTCTTTTAAAGCTGGGAATGGTTGGTGGGTGCTAGGGGGGGGGGGGCAGGGACGAGAGAAGTTGGATGGCAGTTGGACTCGACATTAATGGTTGCACTTACACAGTAATACGTGGCCTAATTTCGTGCAACATGCAACTCTCAGCCAAtcctttattcattttttcttccaaatcaATTGcagaaaccaaagaaaaatgaaacaagtAGGGCAAGAGATGTTGCATTGCATGTCGTCCTTTCGAACTCAGTTTGATTTGAAGTTAACACAGTGATATTTCATCTTCAACTGGGGCTTATTAACATTTTGCCCAGATATATCTTCGGGCCTCTACGTTATTTCGTCTGTGTAGTTTATTAGTGAGTGACTGATTGCTATCTT
Coding sequences within it:
- the LOC113706225 gene encoding protein HOTHEAD-like, translating into MGLEGWRVLSAATILGILFFHGFCLSEKAPNYTFVHEATSAPDVSFYDYIIIGGGTAGCPLAATLSQNYSVLLLERGGSPYGNPNITNLNTFGAALSDLSPSSPSQRFISEDGVINARARVLGGGSCLNAGFYSRASTSYVRDLGWDGKLVNESYEWVEKKVAFEPPVKQWQSAVRDGLIESGVRPYNGFTYDHLYGTKVGGTIFDQNGTRHTAADLLEYANPKGLTVLLHATVHKILFGTKGRSKPLAHGVIFRDAARIKHKAYLKAGARNEVIVSAGALGSPQLLMLSGIGPEDHLRHHNITVIYHQPYVGLGMYDNPMNAIYVPSPSPVEVSLIQVVGITRFGSYIEAASGANFAGGSASRDFGMFSPKIGQLSTLPPKQRTPEALAKAIDDMSKLDAVAFSGGFILEKTMGPLSNGYLMLRKKNPNANPSVTFNYFQEPEDLKRCVDGIKVIESVIESKSFSKFRYDDLTLQVLLNMTANSPVNLLPRHSNASTSLEQFCKDTVMTIWHYHGGCQVNRVVDEDYKVLGVDNLRVIDGSTFYDSPGTNPQATVMMLGRYMGVTMLNERLASEKSN